The following coding sequences lie in one Streptomyces sp. NBC_00510 genomic window:
- a CDS encoding creatininase family protein → MNLLPTITTVDVQDQAPRVAVLPIGSFEQHGAYLPLITDAAIASVIAREVAAAYPVLHLPPITIACSHEHGTWAGTVSISARTLHALVTDIAQSLEASGIRKLVLVNAHGGNYVLSNIVQEANLTEPRMSLFPQGGEWNRARERAGLATNAHEDMHAGEIETSILLHAEPSLVRPGYETADHDGGERRFLLTEGMKAYTETGVIGFPSYATAEKGKAVLGSLVEDFASHLQVLGEPANSR, encoded by the coding sequence GTGAACCTGCTGCCTACCATCACCACCGTAGATGTCCAGGACCAGGCCCCGCGGGTCGCCGTCCTCCCGATCGGGTCATTCGAGCAGCACGGCGCGTACCTGCCGCTCATCACAGACGCAGCCATCGCCAGCGTCATTGCCCGGGAGGTTGCCGCGGCTTACCCCGTGCTGCACCTCCCGCCGATCACCATCGCGTGCAGCCACGAACACGGCACGTGGGCTGGAACGGTCAGCATCAGTGCTCGGACGCTGCACGCGCTCGTGACGGACATCGCTCAGTCCCTCGAAGCATCCGGCATCCGCAAGCTCGTCCTGGTGAACGCCCACGGTGGGAACTACGTCCTGTCGAACATCGTCCAGGAAGCCAACCTCACTGAGCCGCGAATGAGCCTGTTCCCTCAGGGCGGCGAATGGAACCGCGCACGCGAGCGCGCCGGCCTGGCCACCAACGCGCACGAAGACATGCACGCGGGAGAGATCGAAACCTCAATCCTCCTCCACGCTGAACCGTCCCTCGTCCGCCCCGGCTACGAGACCGCCGACCACGACGGCGGCGAACGCCGCTTCCTCCTTACCGAAGGCATGAAGGCATACACCGAGACTGGCGTCATCGGGTTTCCGTCCTACGCCACGGCGGAGAAAGGGAAAGCCGTCCTAGGAAGTCTGGTGGAAGACTTCGCATCGCACTTGCAGGTGCTTGGCGAGCCAGCCAATTCCCGCTAA
- a CDS encoding SMI1/KNR4 family protein produces MWNVTEVHERLQALTEADPGHRRFGAARHRYLLDPPVTESRIARFEQEHGISLPPSYRAFITAVGSGGGGPCHGLFRFGSEVWARQQTDLGERWADLPATPFPHTDRFQPWPEETARPRHAPEDEYYDPCWFTGSLVIAEIGCASYFRLVVTGEARGQVRSDHLLSDQGLNPGPDFHDWYMQWLMNPGGTVGS; encoded by the coding sequence ATGTGGAACGTCACGGAGGTGCACGAGCGGCTCCAGGCGCTGACCGAAGCCGACCCCGGCCATCGGCGATTCGGTGCGGCACGTCACCGCTACCTGCTCGACCCGCCGGTCACGGAATCCCGAATAGCCCGCTTCGAGCAGGAGCACGGGATAAGCCTTCCTCCTTCTTACCGCGCCTTCATCACGGCAGTGGGAAGCGGGGGCGGGGGGCCTTGCCACGGGCTGTTCCGGTTCGGCAGTGAAGTGTGGGCACGCCAGCAGACCGATCTCGGCGAACGGTGGGCAGACCTGCCGGCCACACCGTTCCCCCACACCGATCGCTTCCAGCCCTGGCCCGAGGAGACGGCCCGTCCACGGCACGCTCCCGAAGACGAGTACTACGACCCGTGCTGGTTTACCGGCTCACTCGTCATCGCCGAGATCGGCTGCGCCTCCTACTTCCGCCTCGTGGTCACCGGCGAGGCCCGCGGCCAGGTCAGGTCGGACCACCTCCTCTCCGACCAGGGGCTCAACCCCGGCCCGGACTTCCACGACTGGTACATGCAGTGGCTGATGAACCCCGGTGGCACAGTGGGCTCTTGA
- a CDS encoding DUF4259 domain-containing protein, with protein sequence MGTWATGPFDNDTAADFACALDDAKPEEREALIRGVLTRTVDAGGYLTEAEEAVAAAALIAAQCPGGEPVDTSYGPETPMPTFRSDLRNLADEALARIVSDESGVASNWVNPRDGRQWRATLNSLRAVLAPPPPTIPLFDVKP encoded by the coding sequence ATGGGTACCTGGGCTACCGGCCCCTTCGACAACGACACTGCCGCGGACTTCGCCTGCGCTCTCGACGACGCCAAGCCCGAGGAACGTGAAGCCCTGATCCGCGGCGTCCTCACCCGCACCGTGGACGCCGGCGGCTACCTCACGGAAGCGGAGGAAGCTGTGGCCGCTGCGGCACTGATCGCGGCGCAGTGTCCAGGCGGTGAACCAGTCGACACGTCCTACGGCCCTGAAACACCCATGCCGACCTTCCGCTCCGACCTCCGGAACCTGGCGGACGAAGCCCTCGCCCGCATCGTCAGCGACGAATCCGGAGTGGCGTCGAACTGGGTCAATCCACGGGACGGCAGGCAATGGCGGGCGACGCTCAACAGCCTTCGTGCCGTACTCGCCCCGCCGCCACCGACCATCCCGCTCTTTGACGTCAAGCCATAG
- a CDS encoding transposase codes for MAGVITASAPSWIAPFSGLNPRQFGKLVTAVRRQGADAARRGRPWGLPLEDRVLLVAAYWRTNLTLRQLAPLFGVSKSSADRIVGHLGPLLALPPRKRFCRDTVLIVDGTLVPTRDHAVAEQSKNYRYSTNHQVVIDADTRLVVVVGRPLPGNRADCKAWEESGAKAAVGGTMTIADGGYPGTGLVMPHRRRKDEELPDWKQAHNKSHRQVRARVEHAFARMKAWKILRDCRLKGDGVHHAMSGVAHLHNLALAG; via the coding sequence GTGGCTGGTGTGATCACGGCGTCGGCGCCGTCCTGGATAGCGCCCTTCAGCGGGCTGAACCCGCGCCAGTTCGGCAAGTTGGTGACTGCTGTGCGGCGTCAAGGTGCAGACGCTGCACGTCGGGGACGGCCGTGGGGGCTGCCGCTGGAGGACCGGGTGCTGCTGGTTGCGGCGTACTGGCGAACCAACTTGACGCTACGCCAGCTCGCCCCGCTGTTTGGGGTCTCGAAGTCTTCAGCCGACCGCATCGTCGGCCACCTTGGCCCTCTGCTTGCGCTCCCGCCCCGCAAGCGGTTCTGCAGAGACACCGTGCTCATCGTGGATGGAACTCTTGTTCCAACCCGCGATCACGCGGTGGCCGAACAGTCAAAGAATTATCGGTACTCCACCAATCACCAGGTCGTCATCGATGCGGACACTCGGTTGGTCGTCGTGGTCGGCCGGCCGCTTCCCGGCAACCGAGCCGACTGCAAGGCATGGGAGGAGTCTGGCGCCAAGGCCGCCGTCGGCGGCACCATGACGATCGCCGACGGCGGCTATCCGGGCACCGGCCTCGTAATGCCCCACCGGCGCCGCAAAGACGAGGAACTCCCCGACTGGAAGCAGGCTCATAACAAGTCCCACAGACAGGTCCGTGCCCGCGTCGAGCACGCGTTTGCCCGCATGAAGGCCTGGAAGATCCTGCGCGATTGCCGACTCAAGGGCGACGGCGTACACCACGCCATGAGCGGCGTCGCCCACCTGCACAACCTCGCCCTCGCCGGATAG
- a CDS encoding helix-turn-helix transcriptional regulator, translating into MKTKLQEARVQRGWTQSQLIQAVEDAAERLGITLPSLSSLKAQISMFENGRRVPGNDYQTLFCEVYQASRRDLGLALESAPSQLETLPTLPSPQGPAPEASPAVLDYLKSVFVQHAQAEPLVGPRFLVPAVQSQVPLIEELCKEASGPHREEVVRLGSRYAEFLGWLHQDSGDSRSAMLWTNRALDYAAELDDPALSSYVFQRRSNIAGEAGQAGYAMGLANGALREGRRLPRKIRAVALRASAYAHAQLGHADESARALDDARTLADAAAGEGSDLAPYCSVSYIDMEAANCALQLGHPEDAVQTLEQSLTRWPAEQQRDRGLCLARLATAYAQMEDVEAAYNAASQAVSIAQTTGSARILAELGRLQGYLTPWSKLVEIAELNRTLGTMKGS; encoded by the coding sequence CGAGCGGCTTGGGATCACGTTGCCATCTCTCTCCAGCTTGAAGGCTCAGATCTCGATGTTCGAGAACGGTCGAAGGGTGCCGGGGAACGACTACCAAACGCTGTTCTGCGAGGTGTACCAAGCCAGCCGCAGAGATTTGGGCCTCGCCCTTGAGTCAGCCCCTTCCCAGCTTGAGACCCTGCCGACGCTGCCAAGCCCACAGGGCCCGGCGCCTGAAGCGAGTCCGGCAGTGCTGGACTACCTCAAGTCCGTGTTCGTCCAGCATGCGCAGGCCGAACCCCTTGTCGGGCCCCGCTTCCTGGTCCCCGCCGTACAGAGTCAGGTCCCGCTGATCGAGGAGCTCTGCAAGGAAGCCTCCGGCCCGCACCGCGAAGAAGTCGTCCGCCTCGGCTCCCGGTACGCCGAATTCCTCGGGTGGCTGCACCAGGACTCCGGAGACTCTCGGTCTGCGATGCTCTGGACGAACCGTGCGCTCGACTACGCAGCGGAACTGGACGACCCGGCACTCAGCTCGTACGTGTTCCAGCGGCGGAGCAACATCGCAGGCGAGGCAGGTCAAGCTGGCTATGCCATGGGGCTGGCCAACGGAGCCTTACGAGAGGGCCGAAGGCTGCCGCGGAAGATCCGCGCCGTTGCTCTGCGGGCCAGTGCATACGCCCATGCTCAGCTTGGGCACGCTGACGAATCAGCTCGCGCGCTCGACGACGCCCGGACACTGGCTGATGCCGCAGCCGGCGAAGGGTCCGACCTCGCCCCGTACTGTTCCGTCTCGTACATCGACATGGAGGCAGCGAACTGTGCCCTCCAGCTCGGACACCCCGAAGACGCGGTCCAGACGTTGGAACAGAGCTTGACGCGATGGCCAGCCGAGCAGCAGCGAGACCGAGGGCTCTGTCTCGCACGCCTCGCCACGGCTTACGCACAGATGGAGGACGTGGAGGCGGCATACAACGCGGCCTCGCAGGCGGTGTCCATCGCGCAGACGACGGGATCCGCGCGCATCCTGGCTGAACTCGGGCGGTTACAGGGCTACCTCACGCCATGGAGCAAGCTCGTGGAGATTGCCGAACTCAACCGTACGTTGGGCACTATGAAGGGGAGCTGA
- a CDS encoding diguanylate cyclase — translation MPEQAHDLRYDLQAAIQDLHLGRSLAETLKAVSDGVVSALGFELAWVHLVSSDGDLVVASFSGDDEAAPDLTGRSGSRASWERRLCLAEAWGGVRFIPHTEGWVLDGDDVPEWFAGGPAPSSEYEWHPADRLYVPMFADGELIGIISVGKPRSSRRPGLAQCEALQAYAFQAAIAIRAARLRASMQRALVRLEQERESLRASEESFRQAFEYAPSGLAITEMGGDQHGRFARINDALCRLLGRSATAIGRYSFIDFVHPDDVGTLLLTSAEGGRAELRLSRRDGMYVWVSLRNSVVADTEDGPRYLLTHVEDIQERKLRELELAHRASHDQLTGLPNASELHTRLSDRLCQATDEPTDKPTGFQEYHRHVVAPDDDSSTQGLAVIFCALRGFKSFNARFGRNSGDAVLIEVGRRLALPLRAGDTVARLGGDEFVVLIHGVDHSGAQEIMLRLQNEIRAPYQIDGQNVRAGASFGMTWAQCGMAATDVISAARDAA, via the coding sequence GTGCCGGAACAGGCACATGACTTGCGGTATGACCTACAGGCCGCCATCCAAGACCTCCATCTAGGCCGCAGCCTCGCCGAGACACTAAAGGCTGTCTCGGACGGCGTTGTAAGCGCTCTGGGATTTGAGCTGGCGTGGGTACACCTTGTGAGTTCGGATGGCGACCTTGTCGTCGCGTCGTTCTCCGGCGACGACGAGGCCGCGCCCGACCTCACCGGACGCAGCGGCTCCCGCGCCTCCTGGGAGCGCCGCCTATGCCTGGCAGAGGCCTGGGGCGGGGTCCGCTTCATTCCCCATACCGAGGGCTGGGTCCTCGACGGAGACGATGTTCCGGAGTGGTTCGCAGGTGGGCCCGCACCGTCCTCCGAGTATGAGTGGCACCCAGCGGACCGGCTATACGTGCCGATGTTCGCCGACGGCGAGTTGATAGGGATCATCTCCGTAGGCAAACCACGTTCCAGCCGCCGACCTGGACTAGCGCAGTGTGAGGCCTTGCAGGCGTACGCGTTCCAAGCCGCGATCGCCATCAGAGCCGCTCGGCTTCGGGCTAGCATGCAGCGTGCGCTTGTCCGCCTGGAGCAGGAGCGAGAGAGCTTGCGGGCAAGCGAGGAAAGCTTCCGGCAGGCCTTCGAGTACGCACCCAGCGGTCTGGCCATAACCGAGATGGGCGGCGACCAGCACGGCCGATTCGCCCGCATAAACGACGCGCTATGCCGCCTACTGGGCCGCTCTGCCACCGCGATTGGCCGCTACTCCTTCATCGACTTTGTCCACCCCGATGATGTTGGCACCCTGCTCCTTACGTCTGCAGAGGGAGGGCGCGCCGAGCTGCGCCTCAGTCGTCGCGACGGCATGTACGTATGGGTATCCCTCCGTAACTCTGTCGTTGCTGACACCGAAGACGGGCCGCGTTACCTGCTCACCCATGTTGAGGACATCCAGGAACGTAAGCTCCGCGAGCTTGAGCTCGCCCATCGGGCCTCACATGACCAGCTCACTGGCCTGCCAAACGCCTCCGAGCTCCACACTCGCCTCAGTGACCGCCTGTGCCAAGCCACCGACGAACCCACCGACAAACCCACTGGCTTCCAGGAATACCACCGGCATGTGGTGGCCCCCGATGACGACTCAAGCACCCAAGGCCTGGCTGTCATCTTCTGCGCGCTCCGCGGCTTCAAGTCGTTCAATGCCCGATTTGGCCGCAACAGTGGCGACGCAGTCCTTATCGAAGTCGGCCGGCGCCTGGCTCTCCCGCTTCGGGCCGGAGATACCGTGGCCCGACTCGGCGGAGACGAGTTCGTCGTACTCATCCATGGAGTTGACCACTCGGGTGCGCAAGAAATAATGCTGCGGCTACAGAATGAGATTCGCGCGCCCTATCAAATTGACGGTCAGAACGTTAGAGCGGGCGCGAGCTTCGGAATGACATGGGCGCAGTGCGGCATGGCGGCAACCGATGTCATATCGGCCGCCCGCGATGCAGCCTAA